A genome region from Prionailurus viverrinus isolate Anna chromosome A3, UM_Priviv_1.0, whole genome shotgun sequence includes the following:
- the SF3B6 gene encoding splicing factor 3B subunit 6 has protein sequence MAMQAAKRANIRLPPEVNRILYIRNLPYKITAEEMYDIFGKYGPIRQIRVGNTPETRGTAYVVYEDIFDAKNACDHLSGFNVCNRYLVVLYYNANRAFQKMDTKKKEEQLKLLKEKYGINTDPPK, from the exons ATGGCGATGCAAGCGGCCAAGAGGGCGAAC ATTCGACTTCCACCTGAAGTAAATCGGATTTTATACATAAGAAATTTGCCGTACAAAATCACAGCTGAAGAAATGTatgatatatttggaaaatatggaCCTATTCGTCAAATTCGAGT GGGGAACACACCTGAAACCAGAGGAACAGCTTATGTGGTCTATGAAGACATCTTTGATGCCAAAAACGCATGTGATCACCTTTCAGGATTCAATGTTTGTAACAGATACCTGGTGGTTTTGTACTATAATGCCAACAGG GCATTTCAGAAGATGGacacaaaaaagaaggaagaacagtTGAAGCTTCTCAAGGAGAAATACGGCATCAACACAGATCCACCAAAATAA
- the FKBP1B gene encoding peptidyl-prolyl cis-trans isomerase FKBP1B isoform X3, whose product MLQNGKKFDSSRDRNKPFKFRIGKQEVIKGFEEGAAQMSLGQRAKLTCTPDVAYGATGHPGVIPPNATLIFDVELLNLE is encoded by the exons ATGCTCCAAAATGGGAAGAAATTTGATTCATCCAGAGACAGAAACAAACCTTTCAAGTTCAGAATTGGCAAACAGGAAGTCATCAAGGGTTTTGAAGAGGGTGCAGCCCAG ATGAGCTTGGGGCAGAGGGCGAAGCTGACCTGCACCCCCGATGTGGCGTATGGAGCCACGGGCCACCCTGGTGTCATCCCTCCCAATGCCACCCTCATCTTTGACGTGGAGCTGCTCAACTTAGAGTGA
- the FKBP1B gene encoding peptidyl-prolyl cis-trans isomerase FKBP1B isoform X1, with protein MGVEIETISPGDGRTFPKKGQTCVVHYTGMLQNGKKFDSSRDRNKPFKFRIGKQEVIKGFEEGAAQMSLGQRAKLTCTPDVAYGATGHPGVIPPNATLIFDVELLNLE; from the exons ATGGGCGTGGAGATCGAGACCATCTCCCCGGGAGACG GAAGGACATTCCCCAAGAAGGGACAGACGTGTGTGGTGCATTACACAG GAATGCTCCAAAATGGGAAGAAATTTGATTCATCCAGAGACAGAAACAAACCTTTCAAGTTCAGAATTGGCAAACAGGAAGTCATCAAGGGTTTTGAAGAGGGTGCAGCCCAG ATGAGCTTGGGGCAGAGGGCGAAGCTGACCTGCACCCCCGATGTGGCGTATGGAGCCACGGGCCACCCTGGTGTCATCCCTCCCAATGCCACCCTCATCTTTGACGTGGAGCTGCTCAACTTAGAGTGA
- the FKBP1B gene encoding peptidyl-prolyl cis-trans isomerase FKBP1B isoform X2, with protein MGVEIETISPGDGRTFPKKGQTCVVHYTGMLQNGKKFDSSRDRNKPFKFRIGKQEVIKGFEEGAAQLGPLSPLPICPHPC; from the exons ATGGGCGTGGAGATCGAGACCATCTCCCCGGGAGACG GAAGGACATTCCCCAAGAAGGGACAGACGTGTGTGGTGCATTACACAG GAATGCTCCAAAATGGGAAGAAATTTGATTCATCCAGAGACAGAAACAAACCTTTCAAGTTCAGAATTGGCAAACAGGAAGTCATCAAGGGTTTTGAAGAGGGTGCAGCCCAG ctgggtcctctttctcctctccccatctGCCCCCATCCCTGCTAG